In the Hevea brasiliensis isolate MT/VB/25A 57/8 chromosome 8, ASM3005281v1, whole genome shotgun sequence genome, ttggctttttgactctgtatgttgtaatcatatgaccactaattttaaattcttgtcttctgcaaaacctgtatcttctttaccaccaatccatactgcaaatggtactaaaatgaacatcacacatactggtcatgtgtctacctcaaatcttcatctccctgacacgtattatatccctaatttagcgctcaatcttatttctgttggtcagttgtgtgaaaaaggactaaatgttattttttctcccatgatgtccaggtacaggatccacaaacgggacaGATTCTTGGGAAGGGTTGCAgtgtgggtcgattatttgagcttgcatctttacatcttcctcagagatttgtatctgcagctacaatccctaattcctccattcatcaatggcatcttcgtcttggtcatgcttctgccagtaaaattcaacctttaatttctcgtggattattaggatctactaagtttgagtcatttaattgtttaaattgtcagcttgtaaaacaacctgcattatctttttctcataataatgcTACTTCAGACAcaacttttagtttaattcattctgacatttggggtccttctcctatttcttcaataaatggttttcgttattttgtgatatttattgataattattctcggtttacttgaatatattttttgaaacatcgatctgagttattacaaatttatatcacatttgcaaaaatgattaaaactcagttctcatgtgacattaaaattctccgaacaaacaatgccatggaatatcgagattcttctttacttcagtttcttagtccACAAGGCACCattgttcaacgttcttgtcctcacacctctcaacagaatgggcgagccgaacgcaagcatcgccatattcttgattctgtacgcactcttcttctttctgcctcatgttcagaaaaattttgtggagaagcagctcttcatgctgtttatattattaaccgtcttcctaccttggttcttcataatttatctccttttgaaaagttgtttggagaACCTCCTGACTATttcatccttaaaccttttggatgtgtttcttttatTCTTTTACAACTTCATGAACATAtcaaattagaaccccgtgctcgtctatgttgttttcttggttatggcaatgaacacaaagggtatcgttgttgggatcctgtttctaataagttacgcatctctcatcatgttaccttttgggataatactatgttctcttctcttttcaAATTTTATCACTCTGTtaatactgactctctatttttcactgactcctccaaagagctgtttccaagtcctgatccaggtgattgtgatgtgctcaatattagcccaactacacctgcccctgttgaatctgcaccaattgttgatccagtacctgcgcctgcatctcctcccagcactactcttcgtcgttctacccgtgtaagagaaaccCCTCATTACctttctgattttcactgttactctactattgtaacccttcatgagcctcgttcttatcgtgaggcaagtactgaccctctttgacagcaagctatgactgacgaacttcaggctttagagaaaactcatacttgggatttagttgatcttccaccaaacaagacccctattggttgcaaatggatttacaaaatcaagacccattctgatggaactattgaacgctgcaaagctcgcttagtagccaaagggtacactcaagagtatggtatcgactatgaagaaacttttgctccagtggctcgattaacatctattcgcagtctcttagctattgctgcagttcgtaaatggaaacttttccagatggatgtcaaaaatgcttttcttcatggtgatttaacagaagaggtttatatgcatcctcctcctggttatcattctcctcataaggtttgcaaactttggcgagccttatatggattaaaacaagcttccagggcctggtttgccaaatttagttctactcttgctcaacttggttttctctctagtccacatgattctgcattattcactcgccaaactgacagtggtattgttcttctgttggtttatgttgatgatatgataataacaggagaagattcatctggtatttcagAGTTACAATATTATCTCAATtagtattttgaaatgaaagacctagATTCTCTCAactattttttgggtcttgaagtttctcaaaattctgatggctattatctatctcaagccaagtatgcatccgacttactttctcgagcaggcatcactgatagcaaaacagtatcaaccccattggagctcaattgcaaacttacaccttttgatggcactcctcttgatgatcctactttatatctaCAGCTTGTTGGGAGTCTtatttatctcacagttactcaacctgatatttcatatgttgttcatctggtcagccagtttatgtctACTCCttgctcaactcatttctctgcagtacttcgaatccttcgttGTATCAAAaacactctttttcatggttttcaCTTTTctgctacctcctccctagtattatctggctactctgatgctgattgggctggtgatctgacAAATCGTCACTCTACAACtagttattgtttcttcttgggcaattctcttatctcttggcatagcaaaaagcaaactgttgtcgcacgttctagcacagaatctgaatatcgtgttcttgctgatgctacatctgaattactttggttacggtggttattaactgaattgggtgtcactcattcttctaccacaatgcttcattgcgataatagaagtgtcatacagatttctcataatgatgtatttcatgagcgtaccaaatacatcgaaattgattgtcattttgtacgttATCATGTTACTCATGGCACGATATGTTTGATTTctgtctcctctgtcagccaaaccgctgatatattcaccaaaacgcattcTCCCGCttgctttcaggatctcttaagcaaactcaagttggcacctgtgctaccaccttgagtttgagggggggtgttagcataattacagtaattagcatgagtataggagatttgtgtagcataattacaatagttattattcttgtctaaattagctcacattctcatgtataaataaatgtaatatctctgtaaataagacacagacaaatacataattctttccttcattacttgtattctttcttctaacactgACAATGTCTTGCATTTATGCACTATTGATCTCCATATCACAAAGCACATTATCCATTTTCACTGCCTTTAGTCTCTTCTTGTAAATTGGTTCTACCATCAAAATTAAGGCTGCTGATATGATTTTCACCTTAATTTACACCAATGTAAGAAAATTTTCAGTTTCTTTCTAtttagaaaaagagagagagagagagagagagagagagtgagagaagGGTATTTATCTTAATAGATAATGATTGTGAAAACATAATCGGGTTTAATCTATTGGGGATGACAATAGAATTTGGCACTGATTTGGACTTCATCAGAAAAGCCTGGGAAGTTATCTACCATTTGTCGCTCTGCAACCCACCAATTTGGTGAGTTTGATTCGGCCTTTGAAAGACTTGAGAGAAGTTACCTTCCTCATTTTCTTGGTCTGCCGGGATTTGTCCGCGCTTTGCTTTTCACGGCAATCTATTAGAACACGTATTGGGTAAGAAGTTATTAAGATTTTAATTATGACAGAATCATTGTGCGAGCAAGTTTGCTATGCTAATTTTCCCATGATGATGCAATTGTTGTTACGTTCTCTTTGGTATCATGGTCTTTTATTTATAGGGTAACAGGCTTTGATCACCGAAAATTAGCACTTTCAAGAATTCCCTAGAGTGCGCAGAGAAAGTCACATGTCATGTTGATCTTGAGAAGAGTAGCTCTAGTGTTGCATATTTCTCTAACAAGCTTTGTAGATATGAAGTCACTGTAGATCGTACTTTGTTCACTACTTTGAAGTGAAGTCATATATGAAGCAGAATTTATggaaaaattatattacatatgaAGCCTCCAGTTGCCATAATCTTTCCATCCTTGTAGTTCATTGTTGATCCTACTCTTGTATTATCTGCGAAATCTATCCTATGCAACACTTATAACAGAAACATGCAACAGAAGAAACAATATGATTAGTTCACTGGACAACCATCAACCTCTATGCCTTTGGCTGTTGGACAGGTTGCTAAATCACAATGTTCGCCATCTGTACCCCACCAAGTTAAAGTTCTGTTTTCCATGCCCACTGAAAAGTACAATAGCACTGCCATGAAAGCCACCCCTGCATCCAGTGCCGCTGAAAGGATGTAATTGTACCTTTGCCACCACTGCTTCCGGTAGCGGAAGATGAAGAAATTAAATATTGTTCCAACTATGATCCAGGAATTGTAGTTTACTGCTGTTGCTGGAGGCATCATTCCAGTTGATCCTAGAAGAACTGGAAGGTTGATTAGGGGAATCCAAGATTGCTTTGGGAATGTCTTGTGTAATAGCCAAACTATAACTGGTCCTACTGCACCTCCAAGGAAGAACCAATTCATGGCTTGATAATTTCCAAGACTTCCAAAAATCCGTCTAGGTCCAACCAAACCCCATATGACAGATGCATCAAAGAAGACTCTGTCACCTGGGCATGTCCAAGGACTGTCAGGGGGAAGCAGATCGTCCTGGCATATGTTATTAATGGAGTTTAGCAGCCACCATGCCACTGCAAGGTTGATGGTTCCAGCAAGCATTGTTCCAATGAACTAGGCATTCCCATATGGAAAAGAAAAATAGAAATAGAAAAGATCAGCTATTGTGAACCAAAGCAATGTAGTGTAAAACCAAACGATACAAAGAATTTACAATTGTTTAACATATGATAAAATTCTCGTCTCCAAATGATTTGGAATGCCCAAAAGGTTAGATGATTTTCCTtgccaacattttttttttttttgggttggaGGTGGGGGGGCGGGGTGGGGGGTGGTGGTGGTGAAGCAAATTTGGTTAAAGCTTTGGGTTCTTACAAATTCTAAGGTGCTAAGTTGAGTGGATGCAAGGGAAAAGTGTTTATGATTATGGCATAGTGTTTCAGAATATAGGAATTAAGAACAGAATGGCTGAATTTGCATGAAATATCCACATTAATGTTTTAAGTACCCAGATAATAATAGAAAAGAACAAATTCAAAAGAAGATGAAGTCAAGGGTTTGTCTTTACAATCCAGTAAAAATCACACTTTTGTCACCATAGTTATTCTATGTTGAAGTTCAGTCATTCTATGATTATGGAATGGCATTTTGGAATATAGATCATTCTATGAATTACTTTATGCAATCATAACCTCAACTGGGTGCTTCATAttttgttcttttattttctagGTGCTTTAGGTAGCAGATTGGTTAGAAGAAAAAGTATACCTGAACCAAGAACATTGATCTTGGAGGGATCTTCATGTAGTGTCCAAGCTTGAAATCATTAAGGAAAGAGACAGCCTGAGCCATACTCATATAACCATAGGTTTTGAAGCAGACATTGGCTATTGGTCTTCCTGGATATATGATACCCATGACATACTCTGTGATTATGTTTAGCCCTGGTGTCTGTACATGAAGTGTAAGGTCATTAgcaagaaagggaaaaaaaaacgTATTTGCATAGAAGATGAAACAGGGAAAAGCATGGCTACTATATAATGGAACCAAAGCTTTCAATATGATTTTCTTTACTACCATTTGACCTTTTATAAAGCATCTTCTCTTGAGGTGGGACGTATTAGTGTGGCTAAACGGTTGAGAATTTTATCTTTTTTCAGATTTAGATATGTAAATGCAAGCAAAGTTCAATGAACTCACCTGGTTTGTTGTGGCAGTTATGATGCTGATTGGAAGGGTGAAGAAGAAAGCCATAGCGCTGGCAAAGATGAGTCCCCACCATGGCATCTGAACCTCATCATTCAAGACTATGCAGAGAACAAGCGAAATTGCAAGTGTAACAGCCAGCAACAGGTGAAACCACCAGGAAGGTATTTCCTTGTATCTTTTCATCAATCTGGTATGGATATCCTCATTGCCCTTGTAAGAAGCTCGATATCTCTCATATATCTCCCTGTAGAGTATAGTTTATATTCTGCTTTTAGCATTTCATAGTAACAGAGGACTCTATCATGCAGCTGACTAAAAATATAGAAGGAAGCTAAAAGGTGTCTAAGAGCTTTCTTTGAGTGAAAGATTACCTTCCATAGAACAAAGCCACATGCGTAAGTGTCGACGCAATGGTTGCAAAACCAAACCCATAAGTAAGAGCAAAAAACATGCTCAAATAAATTCTTCCTTGCTCCTCATACTTTGGCAGATCTAGCTCAAACTTGTCATTAACAATAGCTGTTATATCATACTTCTTGCCTTGGGCTGTAAACAAGTGGGAAGAGAATATGGGAAATCTGTGTGCATTGTACAGGTCTAGTCCCCAGTAAGCAATGGGAATGGCAATGTAGATTATCAATACATAACCCAGGAAAACATTGACAATGGCAAAGAAAGGGCTAATGAGGGGGCTGAACAAGAAAGATGCCACAGCAGACCAATCAAGACTAAAAGCTCCAAGTCCAAGGCCTCTCATGCCTGAGCCAAGTTGCTGGGCTGTTACTGACTTTGAAAACACCCAGCAGAGCCATGAGATGCTTGTAAGTGTTGTGAATAGGTATCCTGGAACTACATACCAGGAAAAGCTGCAAATTAGTGCAATTAGGAAGAACTTAGCCCTTGTCATGCGTTGATCTTTTTCATCTTTCTCATGCAGAGCCCTGCAGAATTATACCAGAGAATTTATGATGACATTAGCTCATTTCCATTTTCTGACTACATCAGTTGTTCCAAAATACTGCAAATTAGATTGCATATTTGGGAAAAGAAACTTGTAATTGTTTAGTATTCATAATCTGACTTAATTTTATCCAGAATTTGTGCTAAGCACTAGCCTGACATATTATaataccaaattaaattaaaaaggttATTGAAGGAACCGTAACCCCACTCTTCTTCCTCCACCTCCTGATGAGGGTATTTCAACAGCCTGCACCTTCCCAATTTCTGGAGTAAGTGTTTAACACAGCAAGATTATTGTGATAATCAGATGGCTATCACCATCATAATCCTTATTATCATATTATTATTTTCTGGCCTACTTCTTGAGTGCTTAGTACATAAGGATTATCCCACACCAAAAGTTAAGAAATCATCAACTTTCTGATCTTTCTCTTGCTAAAGCCATGAACTCTTTTAGTTCTATAGTCTGAGAGCTCCTAAATTTCAACCTATAATCAGTAGAATATCCTCATAAAGgccaaaatttcaaaaatcatgACAAAGGAATTGGAATATGaatacaaaaatattgactttgtttctttctttttgaTCTAGAAGGACTGGAATTTTAGATCTTACACTGTTAATTAGATTGGACTCTATTTGAATTCAAGATTTTATAATCTCAAAAATGActtcttaattttctttttatcatGTAATAATTAGTGGACAGCACAATAGGAATAACTATCTTCTTTTCTCACATAAAGATGAATCATGTTAAAATAAGTAAATGAAGATACTTAAATTTAAAATCTCTTCACTCTCCACACTTTAAAGATGAAGGAATACTAATTAGACTGGCCTCATCAGCGACTTTTGTATAATTATCTACGTATGCCACTATTATTAGTCAAGTCTCCCAGTGCACAGCAAAATATTGTGacttcctttatatatatatattaaattagtaGATAGCCCAAATTGACTTGATCTTCCATTTACCATCATCTTCACATCATATGAGGTCAGCTAAGCAGACAATTTATCTAccaagaattttgatttcaacaAAGCCAATTACCTCACTTAAAGGAACATTTGAAATTGACTTATAGTTAAAcagtttttcttttcctttttttattaaataataataataataataataatttcctttCGTCCATAACAAGAACAACCAACTAAAAGTACGAATATAGCTTTGTGTTAATGAGCTGTTAAAGTAGCAAAAGTTAATAACTTTGGAAAGTTCTTTCTGCAAATGTCACATGATTTTAGCCATTATTTTTATTGCTTGTTACAGTGCTTCACCTCCATGGAACTAGAAAGTGGATTCCGATTGAGCTGTTATATTAAGTCCAACGAAAAATCCAaatcataatataaaattaaatcaaataaaaaaaaataatacaattTGATTTAGGAATGGCGGTGGAAAGATAGTGATAAGTTGTTTTATTGGTTGTTAATGAATTGGTGGTTAATTATTAAAAAGATTCTGGCTGGCTTCAAGTGGAGGAAataaagttataaaaaaaaaaaaaaaaaacaactttaaatgagaaaaggaagaaaatggCCATTATTACATGCATATCTTGTATGTATATTTCAATAATTCTTGGTCATATCCATTTTTATTTGGCTACCTTTCACACAATAGTtgggaaattaaaaataaataaataactattattagaaaaataattattttgaaatctttataattaaaatataaggaaattttaactttaaataaaattttaatatctatATTTAAAGAGCTATTGTTTCGAAATAAACTCTTATTATCATGATGTGTGATATATGTATAATTAGCATGAAGAATTAAACTCTAATAATTTTATATCCTCTAAAAGAAtttataaaaacttaaaattttaatagtttGAGTAGGCAATGAGCAGACCTGAAGAGGGAGACCTGAACCAGAGTGCTAGGCCACCACATTTCAGCAGGCTCCACCACATACTTCCTCAGCAGCCCCGCCCACCCATATCCTAATACCTGCCATTTCCATCCACCAACCTCACATTACTCGCTTCACATATTCTCTTTATAGATATATCATCTTACAGCTATGAAATGGATCAAGAAAAACTAGAATTTTTTCATTGGGCAACTACCAACCATTAATAATAAATCCACAATAAAGACTTACCTGTGTTGTAACTATGAGAATCCAACTAGCCAAGATTGAAATTTTCCTCTTGTAAAATGCTTTGATTATAGTAACAATAGCAACAGCATAAGCAGATCCATTTCCAAATGCACTTCCAGCATTTGCAAAGATGGAGATGAGTACGTGCTCTTTCATGTTAAATGGCCCCGGGTTCAAAGAAACCGTTCTTGACCCGAAACCAGGTATCCGAAACTTGGTAGTAGGTAGCACAGCAGCCAAGAAACGGCCGACAGGAAGTGTGGCAACTTGTACGGTGATTTGGGTGATAACAAGAGGCTCTGTTCTGTAAGAAAAGAATTGGTTAAGGAAAGAGAGAAGTCCACATGATAGCAAACCCAAGAACCACATCCTGAAGGTCCATACAGGAAGGGTCGGGTCGTCCGTGTTGGTAACGGTTAGCCTGACCTCCTCAATGGGGGAAACGTCGTCATCTTCAACGTCGTTGATGGGTTTTTCTGGGTCTGATTGTTTAGTGCCGTTGCTGTTAAcagcggtggtggtggtggtggtggtggaggggTATGTTGTTTGTGCCTCTAGAGTCCCCATGGTGAGAGAGAAGTAGGAGGAGGAAGGGTAGGAGGTGGAGGCCTATAGCTTGTCCCTTTATTGCATGCTTTTGGGGAGTTTGGCTTCCAACTTTCTAGTGGGAATCCAGGATGAGAATCCGGAAGTACTGTTACTAGTCAACTAAGAAAGTTACATGTTAACGTTTACTGCCCTCCCTCAACTCTGTAAAATATCATAAATTACCAGTAGATCAGGGATTCAAATTAGTTACCGTTGAGAGAATCTGAATCTTTGTGTCACTCTCAATCTTCGATTTAGATAATACTAAGAGATTAGTATTCTAAAAGTATAAGCCTCACCTccctattttttaatattttaaatatatttaataattaattgaataatatataaataaaaaattttaattttaattttatttaaaaatattctcttaaataaataattttgtttattttttttttctttttctcaactTATGAcaattaattaatgaattattttattttttatataatttttcaattaaatttattaacaaaattatttattcatttatgctTATATAAGACAGTTACATTTCAAATAATTAGTGAGTGCAacaatttgaaattttaaaaataaataattttgagttctaataaatttttaatatgattatattattatttatattttaatttttaaaattattttaaatatttaatttataactaATAATAATAGTAAGTGAATGAACCTAGACGTGTATACTTCCAGGTTCGATCATTTTCCTCATGGTCCTCTCCCCTTTTTCCCTTCTCCCGTTGCTTTCCCTCTCCCCTCCATTATTTTGGCGAAGGCAGTTCATCGCTGACCAAAGATACAGCAAGTTTCGGCGATGCAAACGGAGGTGGACGAGGTGCAGAACGGGCGGCGGTGGCAGCAGCAACATCTTCACAGGGAGAGAGaagaaaagtgaccaaaaccttggAGGTTCGTTCCAGTCATTTCCGACGCCGGACAGGCGTTAGTCTGGCAGTCACTAGCTCCTTTCGACTCCAGCTCTCTTTTGCGACCCACGAAGTCCTGTTTCATGGCCATTTCCGGTgaggatgagagagagagaacttTGGGGAGGGGGGCAGATGGGTATCTTAATtttgttattaaaaataataatataatatatatactaattaaaataaaaactaattatataattaatatattaataaaataataataaataaataaatatataataattttactaataaacttaataaataaaatgaaataattttataataaattattattaattaatttaatcataaaaacaggtaagagaaagagaagaaaatagTCGATGATTTctcattatttttaagaaaaagggTAAAAATggacaattttatttatttactttacaATAATTGATTATAGCCAATATTTTAATTATGAGGTATTAAACATTGTTAAGGAAAAGCACTTCATTTTAAGAAAATATTACCTCTTTTATTTCTCTGTAAGGCCTATATTATCATAAGTATGTTTTATATTTATCACTTTTAGTAGATTCTGTATAGCAAAAACTAATAGAAATTCGTGTTAATTTTTTATCAGTTGTTTGAATTGTTTAATATAAATAAGACTATATTTATGGTAAAAGATTTAAAAAACTTTTTATATTTTACCCCAATTGGTAAAATCTGAAGTTTCTATACTTGTTAATATACATCAAAATGAGATTTTAATCTTTTGATTTTTGACTATTTTTGTATGAAATCTTCTCTTATCAAAAATATTTGATCTCTTATCAATATAGAATGAGAACTATTTTAACTGTTCAAAGTGTAAGTGAGTGTACTCTGATCTTTTTCGCTGAgggataaaaaaaaggaaaaaaaatatttattttatatgtagaATAAGTTCTTCATAATTGTATTAGAAGAATATGTCTATGCAATGATGAATCGTTATAATATATCATTAAATTGTCatgattttaataataatattttttatcacTAAATTATATGTGCATGTGTTCTgtttattaaaaaaagaaataatgaATCAATGAATCTattaatatttatactttaatatttttttttcctggaataagatataattgcatatttaattaaatGTGTTTcatattctaatttttttttaacaaaaaatttAGATGAAAATAGGTTCTTTATTCTAAAGTCAAATACATCACTAATCTTATTAAAAAATTACAgtaaaatttacaaattattcATTAAATAAAGAGGTCAATAAAATATAAACTCTTATATTATTTgataattaatgtaaatattaattctaaATATTACCTAAATTAGTAAGTGAATTTTCTCAGTACTTTGAATTAGATTTTGTAAAACTCTAGTCTTTTTTCTCCACCTTTTTCTCTTCTCAAATTTCTTCAATCTTAAGAAAAAGAAAATCCTATTAGAACTATCACCTACCATGTTGTATAAAGTACAATATTTTactcaatttatttaattttctcatttttatggacttttcatttttttctcatttatttcattttatataatattttttttccattttattgTGAGAACTTGTGTTTTTAGGAGCTGAattgattatattatttaattaaatattgaaatttgataatattatttaaacaaagGTATATAAAATATGTTATATGCCAAAAAAGTACTTTAAATTCAATAGTTTTTCACGGAtgcttttattattttattgaattaaagaaatgaaattttcTTCATTCATTCacctaaattataataaaatattacttaatttaactaaattactCTTCATGATCACTTAATTAAGAGGAAAAGGGGAGgtgataaaatttatttcaaaaaattgtaaaaataGTTATGGCCTGTTtacttatgaaaaataattttctgtttttatttttttattttctaaaaaatttcatttttcgTTTTTTAtgtaaaacaaaagaaaaaaatatgaTAAAAGTTTTCACtgcaaataataaaaaatgattttctaatttattaagataaaaaaaaagaacATATCTttgttataattaaaaaataaattattgtaaaatatattaaaaacttattttatttttaaacttcTTTAATAAGTATTATTTGTTTACtttataataatacaattaatttttttatcactgtaaataaatatgttttaaaataacaattaaaattatttttaaaattttacttaaattttgaaaaaatgaaaaaaaatagttTTTTTAATTTCACATTTGAAAAATGAACACATAAAAAtacaaaactttt is a window encoding:
- the LOC110649373 gene encoding oligopeptide transporter 4, which gives rise to MGTLEAQTTYPSTTTTTTTAVNSNGTKQSDPEKPINDVEDDDVSPIEEVRLTVTNTDDPTLPVWTFRMWFLGLLSCGLLSFLNQFFSYRTEPLVITQITVQVATLPVGRFLAAVLPTTKFRIPGFGSRTVSLNPGPFNMKEHVLISIFANAGSAFGNGSAYAVAIVTIIKAFYKRKISILASWILIVTTQVLGYGWAGLLRKYVVEPAEMWWPSTLVQVSLFRALHEKDEKDQRMTRAKFFLIALICSFSWYVVPGYLFTTLTSISWLCWVFSKSVTAQQLGSGMRGLGLGAFSLDWSAVASFLFSPLISPFFAIVNVFLGYVLIIYIAIPIAYWGLDLYNAHRFPIFSSHLFTAQGKKYDITAIVNDKFELDLPKYEEQGRIYLSMFFALTYGFGFATIASTLTHVALFYGREIYERYRASYKGNEDIHTRLMKRYKEIPSWWFHLLLAVTLAISLVLCIVLNDEVQMPWWGLIFASAMAFFFTLPISIITATTNQTPGLNIITEYVMGIIYPGRPIANVCFKTYGYMSMAQAVSFLNDFKLGHYMKIPPRSMFLVQFIGTMLAGTINLAVAWWLLNSINNICQDDLLPPDSPWTCPGDRVFFDASVIWGLVGPRRIFGSLGNYQAMNWFFLGGAVGPVIVWLLHKTFPKQSWIPLINLPVLLGSTGMMPPATAVNYNSWIIVGTIFNFFIFRYRKQWWQRYNYILSAALDAGVAFMAVLLYFSVGMENRTLTWWGTDGEHCDLATCPTAKGIEVDGCPVN